The genomic segment AAGGCCGGGGTATGGATATTCTTCAGATACCAGGCCATGGTATTGCGTGTGATCTTCCGTATCAGAGCGCTGTTTTCGAACTGGATCTGGATGGTTGCTCCCTCACGGTGATACAGGATGGCTTTAGGGGCATACACCGTTGGCCAGCCCATCTTCCAGGCCCTGTAACCCAGGTCAAGATCTTCCGCATAGGCAGGGCGAAACAACGGGTCAAAACCTTCCAGCTGGTTGTACTTCTGAACACTGAAAACCGCTGATCCACCACCAGGGTACAAGGTGTGATACAACTTCTCCTTATCTGCCTTCTGATCGCTCCAGTAAGAAGTTGCCGACCCTTTGGTGATCCTGAACCTCCTCAAACCATGCGTTTCTTCTGTGCCTTCCCAATCATTCACGTTACAGGTAATTGCAAACAGGTTGGGATCGGCAGCCATGACGGGCAGTAACTGCATGAACACGTCCGGCGCCAGTTTCATATCATCATTCAGGATAAAAACCCAGTCGTCCCGGCAATCTTTTACATAAGGATTCAGGGAGAACAGGTAGTCATTCAC from the Flavobacteriales bacterium genome contains:
- a CDS encoding glycosyltransferase family 2 protein; its protein translation is VNDYLFSLNPYVKDCRDDWVFILNDDMKLAPDVFMQLLPVMAADPNLFAITCNVNDWEGTEETHGLRRFRITKGSATSYWSDQKADKEKLYHTLYPGGGSAVFSVQKYNQLEGFDPLFRPAYAEDLDLGYRAWKMGWPTVYAPKAILYHREGATIQIQFENSALIRKITRNTMAWYLKNIHTPAFLLKFFVYLPYRLVYFYIYNRNYYFAMKSVLGSLSAILKARKKASKASVQSDEQIMKLLNNTPVYTVQAN